In a single window of the Lasioglossum baleicum chromosome 10, iyLasBale1, whole genome shotgun sequence genome:
- the LOC143212903 gene encoding uncharacterized protein LOC143212903, which translates to MIVVIRWMFNNERHRNIIPRAPRPSISLYTSPSAFVTVGYPCVSLNWIKTRRELPFPQSLSSRPESPD; encoded by the exons ATGATCGTTGTAATCCGATGGATGTTTAATAACGAGAGACATCGCAATATAATTCCTCGAGCACCGAGACCGTCGATATCGCTTTATACGAGTCCCTCGGCGTTCGTTACCGTTGGATATCCTTGCGTTTCTCTGAACTGGATTAAGACGCGCCGCGAACTTCCATTTCCTCAGAG CCTCTCGTCCAGACCAGAGTCGCCGGATTAG